One part of the Streptomyces sp. NBC_00286 genome encodes these proteins:
- a CDS encoding DUF397 domain-containing protein, with amino-acid sequence MIPDLSAAAWRKSSYSDGGANNCVEVADGYLGIVPVRDSKTPDGGVLVFGATSWASFLAQVKHEVRA; translated from the coding sequence GTGATCCCCGACCTCAGCGCCGCTGCCTGGCGCAAGTCGAGCTATAGCGACGGGGGAGCCAACAACTGCGTCGAGGTCGCCGACGGCTACCTCGGCATAGTCCCGGTCCGCGACAGCAAGACCCCGGACGGCGGCGTGCTCGTGTTCGGCGCGACCTCATGGGCGTCGTTCCTGGCACAGGTCAAGCACGAAGTGCGGGCCTAG
- a CDS encoding immunity 49 family protein: MRVERIERHRVGEAAVSAVREDFSNRIGSQVHSMSKAGPVTSYEWWMVAEEFVDYLGALSVETPDLHTPEAKAVLQDAAEAAAGAVAYAAYYPHAQFQVFLNYVNWGMVYEAGSEGSPTSVTAAKWLDAFCLAVLADKAQWHGEAFHFAREHPQRGRAGHPEAELINGFMAYVIGDTGDDDANYPPSREEKRAAIDAALARMRSRAAESAESTGSAENLVDHPYSIGLYALRALTVGDQDEFGRAVVRLLLPLTDIPGPGARPNSLLPLLPLALTALAYRREGWPSPVDTGYLPHALITGFETAPPRVGPYGRDRRADAITELAHGVVEFVRPMDPQPLTLESAAQFERFTREAFTPVPGEQLAVWQLTHAMTDQEILFKTRASHSADVTDLQLGNLRLAAELGAALFRTTLAEPGTDVEVTIDGTTVRYPAGLDEEASPGAWHKAVGFALITGRREDLAPLVLAGPTCARKDGSLFASYREALHDYLRGEDPEPATDRALQDCEKAKNQTFLPPPAVLFSQLVEGDEQSFNLALLDALEAHRDHHRIADRATDCDAAINLDILALTCHARRRGWNIRVTSPYLPARILRAAEPF; the protein is encoded by the coding sequence GTGCGAGTGGAGCGGATAGAGCGGCATCGGGTCGGTGAGGCGGCGGTTTCGGCCGTACGGGAGGACTTCAGCAACCGCATCGGCTCGCAGGTCCATTCGATGTCGAAGGCCGGGCCGGTGACGTCGTACGAGTGGTGGATGGTGGCCGAGGAGTTCGTCGACTACCTCGGCGCGCTCTCCGTCGAGACGCCGGATCTCCACACCCCGGAGGCGAAGGCGGTGTTGCAGGACGCCGCCGAGGCCGCCGCCGGAGCCGTGGCGTATGCGGCGTACTACCCGCACGCCCAGTTCCAGGTCTTCCTCAACTACGTCAACTGGGGCATGGTCTACGAGGCCGGATCCGAGGGCAGCCCCACGTCCGTCACCGCTGCCAAGTGGCTCGACGCCTTCTGCCTGGCCGTTCTCGCCGACAAGGCCCAATGGCACGGCGAGGCCTTCCACTTCGCCCGCGAACATCCCCAGAGGGGGCGGGCCGGACACCCCGAAGCCGAGCTGATCAACGGTTTCATGGCGTACGTCATCGGCGACACCGGAGACGACGACGCGAACTACCCGCCGTCCCGCGAGGAGAAGCGCGCCGCGATCGACGCGGCCCTCGCTCGAATGCGGTCCCGCGCTGCCGAGAGCGCCGAGAGCACCGGGAGCGCCGAGAACCTCGTCGACCATCCGTACAGCATCGGCCTGTACGCCCTGCGCGCGCTGACCGTCGGCGACCAGGACGAGTTCGGGAGGGCGGTCGTACGGCTGCTGCTACCCCTGACCGACATCCCCGGTCCGGGAGCACGTCCGAACAGCCTGCTGCCGCTGCTCCCCCTCGCGCTCACGGCACTGGCGTACCGCCGCGAGGGCTGGCCGTCCCCCGTCGACACCGGCTACCTTCCGCACGCGCTGATCACCGGTTTCGAGACCGCACCGCCGAGGGTGGGCCCGTACGGCCGTGACCGGCGCGCGGACGCGATCACCGAACTGGCCCACGGTGTGGTCGAGTTCGTGCGCCCCATGGATCCGCAGCCGCTGACGCTGGAGAGCGCGGCTCAGTTCGAGCGGTTCACCAGGGAGGCCTTCACGCCGGTGCCCGGCGAGCAACTCGCCGTCTGGCAGCTGACGCACGCGATGACCGACCAGGAGATCCTCTTCAAGACCCGCGCCTCGCACTCCGCCGACGTCACGGACCTCCAGCTCGGAAACCTGCGGCTCGCCGCGGAGTTGGGCGCCGCGCTCTTCCGTACGACGCTCGCGGAACCCGGCACCGATGTCGAGGTGACGATCGACGGTACGACGGTGAGGTATCCCGCGGGCCTCGACGAGGAAGCGAGCCCCGGCGCCTGGCACAAGGCCGTCGGCTTCGCCCTGATCACGGGCCGCCGCGAGGACCTGGCGCCGCTGGTCCTCGCCGGCCCGACGTGCGCCCGCAAGGACGGTTCCCTCTTCGCCTCGTACCGCGAGGCCCTGCACGACTACCTGCGCGGCGAGGACCCGGAACCCGCCACGGACCGCGCGCTACAGGACTGCGAGAAGGCGAAGAACCAGACCTTCCTCCCGCCCCCGGCCGTCCTCTTCTCCCAACTCGTCGAAGGCGACGAACAAAGCTTCAACCTGGCCCTCCTCGACGCCCTCGAAGCCCACCGCGACCACCACCGCATCGCCGACCGCGCCACAGACTGCGACGCCGCGATCAACCTGGACATCCTGGCCCTGACCTGCCATGCACGCCGCCGCGGCTGGAACATCCGGGTCACGTCGCCGTACCTGCCGGCGCGGATCCTGAGGGCAGCGGAGCCGTTCTAG
- a CDS encoding RNA polymerase sigma factor, producing the protein MRTRVRAGDPSAYAELFDTYSRAVYNHAFRLTADWSTAEDVMAATFMEAWRLRDRVDPEGGSLRPWLLGIATNTARNQFRSNRRYRRAANAAAAAELSVPDHAEEVVDRVDDRHRLATALTALAALRRPEREVITLCLGEGLDYEAAAEALGIPVGTVASRLSRARKKLRAIAEAQLARPVSDLGRPTPETALEKVRGKREAPRPARQTRGDHMNAIRPAQEGNR; encoded by the coding sequence ATGCGAACCCGGGTACGGGCCGGGGATCCGAGCGCTTACGCCGAGCTCTTCGACACGTACTCCCGCGCGGTCTACAACCACGCGTTCCGGCTGACCGCGGACTGGTCGACGGCCGAGGACGTGATGGCCGCGACCTTCATGGAGGCGTGGCGGCTGCGGGACAGAGTCGACCCCGAGGGCGGTTCCCTACGGCCCTGGCTGCTGGGCATCGCCACGAACACGGCACGCAATCAATTCCGCAGCAACCGGCGCTACCGCCGTGCCGCGAACGCCGCCGCGGCGGCGGAACTCTCCGTGCCCGACCATGCCGAGGAGGTCGTCGACCGCGTCGACGACCGGCACCGCCTCGCCACCGCCCTCACCGCGCTCGCAGCCCTGCGCAGACCCGAACGCGAGGTCATCACGCTCTGCCTGGGGGAGGGCCTCGACTACGAGGCCGCGGCCGAGGCACTGGGCATCCCGGTGGGCACCGTCGCCTCCCGGCTCTCCCGGGCCCGTAAGAAGCTGCGCGCGATCGCCGAGGCCCAACTGGCGCGCCCCGTAAGCGACTTGGGTCGCCCCACTCCCGAAACCGCACTCGAGAAAGTTCGTGGAAAACGGGAAGCCCCCCGCCCCGCCCGACAGACAAGAGGCGACCACATGAACGCGATCCGGCCCGCACAGGAAGGAAACCGATGA
- a CDS encoding CU044_5270 family protein → MNANTSRQHPAEGDREAQLLSQTARDLPTGRHEFHKEHLMAQIHEQIQREEREEQGEREAPAAAAATPGKVRRFRLPRPAITLPAMAAALSAVVVGGMVTSGGDEGVRESGLATGPALTTDVGTATTKGVPQLIDQISLAAAESDHPTVKPGQYIYIESVAADTFLKTVDDKTSLASHELHRRQIWKSPDGVKGWLIDPAVNRSPEGETLSLPDEQGNTPKADLGNPSYDYLAKLTTDPDALLAKIYKETKGQGNTPDQQAFATIGDLLSESYPPPELYSTLFEAAARIPGVVVVDDAVDAAGRHGVAVARLDETSGQREEWIFDKKTHVFLGSRNVQVKQLNGVDALIKPGTVNFTMAIKNRAVVDGMKQTPSQAG, encoded by the coding sequence ATGAACGCGAACACGTCCCGGCAGCACCCTGCCGAGGGGGATCGGGAGGCACAGCTTCTCTCCCAGACGGCGCGTGACCTGCCGACGGGCCGCCACGAGTTCCACAAGGAGCATCTGATGGCCCAGATCCACGAGCAGATCCAGCGCGAAGAGCGGGAAGAGCAGGGAGAGCGGGAAGCGCCCGCGGCGGCCGCGGCGACGCCCGGGAAGGTACGGCGATTCCGGCTGCCGCGCCCGGCGATCACGCTGCCCGCGATGGCGGCCGCCCTGTCCGCGGTGGTCGTCGGCGGCATGGTGACATCCGGCGGTGACGAGGGAGTGCGGGAGAGCGGCCTCGCCACCGGCCCGGCCCTGACCACCGACGTCGGTACCGCGACCACGAAGGGAGTGCCCCAGCTGATCGACCAGATCTCACTGGCGGCGGCAGAAAGCGATCACCCGACCGTCAAGCCCGGCCAGTACATCTACATCGAGTCCGTGGCGGCCGACACCTTCCTGAAGACCGTCGACGACAAGACCAGCCTGGCCAGCCACGAACTGCACCGCCGCCAGATCTGGAAGTCCCCGGACGGCGTCAAGGGCTGGCTGATCGACCCCGCCGTCAACCGCAGCCCGGAGGGCGAGACCCTGAGCCTGCCCGACGAGCAGGGCAACACCCCGAAGGCGGATCTCGGCAACCCGTCGTACGACTACCTGGCCAAGCTGACCACGGACCCCGACGCACTGCTGGCCAAGATCTACAAGGAGACCAAGGGCCAGGGGAACACCCCCGACCAGCAGGCCTTCGCCACCATCGGTGACCTGCTCAGCGAGAGCTACCCGCCGCCGGAGCTCTACTCGACACTGTTCGAGGCCGCCGCCAGGATTCCCGGCGTCGTCGTCGTCGACGACGCGGTGGACGCGGCCGGCCGGCACGGGGTGGCGGTGGCCCGGCTGGACGAGACGAGCGGGCAGCGCGAGGAGTGGATCTTCGACAAGAAGACCCATGTCTTCCTTGGCTCGCGCAATGTCCAGGTGAAGCAGCTCAACGGAGTGGACGCCCTGATCAAGCCCGGCACGGTGAACTTCACCATGGCCATCAAGAACCGCGCCGTGGTCGACGGCATGAAGCAGACACCGTCACAGGCGGGCTGA
- a CDS encoding sensor histidine kinase, which yields MKGVPKVVRRLRSLPIRSRLALLVAAAVAFAVAAVSVACWFVVQTKLYDELDDDLTAKSHKPQSIAEIQRLLSTCPETPGDTDGYQRRSDYYFQLVKADGTPCAFGDSAGTVKVTDSDIDAIENASSGGRFRDGTDSDGNHVRVLTIPLGEVSIGDQVVSEGTALLVAYPLHSTESTLNELALLLLAVSGIGVAGAGVTGLWVARAGLRPVDQLTDAVEHVARTEDLTIRIPVEDNSEDEIARLSRSFNSMTASLASSRDLQQQLIADAGHELRTPLTSLRTNIELLSRSEETGRAIPPEDRKALLSSVKAQMSELASLIGDLQELSRSDSGQQGDRVQILDLQETVESALRRARLRGPELTITADLEPWYVRAEPTALERAIVNVLDNAVKFSPDGATIDVNLKAGELTVRDHGPGIPTEDLPHVFDRFWRSPSARALPGSGLGLSIVARTVQQAGGEVTLTPAEGGGTAATIRLPGAPTPPPALD from the coding sequence ATGAAGGGAGTCCCGAAGGTCGTACGGCGCCTGCGGTCGCTGCCGATTCGCTCGCGCTTGGCGTTGCTGGTTGCGGCGGCGGTGGCGTTCGCGGTAGCGGCGGTTTCGGTGGCTTGCTGGTTCGTTGTGCAGACGAAGTTGTATGACGAGCTGGACGACGATCTGACGGCGAAGTCGCACAAACCACAATCGATCGCAGAGATCCAGAGGCTCCTCAGCACCTGCCCCGAGACACCGGGCGACACGGATGGCTACCAGCGCCGGAGCGACTACTACTTCCAGTTGGTCAAGGCCGATGGCACCCCCTGCGCCTTTGGCGACTCCGCGGGCACGGTGAAGGTCACCGACAGCGACATCGATGCGATCGAGAACGCCTCCTCCGGCGGGCGATTCCGCGACGGCACCGACAGCGACGGCAATCACGTACGCGTGCTGACGATTCCCCTCGGCGAGGTGAGCATCGGCGACCAAGTTGTGTCCGAGGGCACCGCCCTCCTCGTCGCCTACCCCCTCCACAGCACCGAGTCCACCCTCAATGAACTCGCCCTGCTCCTCCTCGCCGTCTCCGGTATCGGAGTGGCGGGCGCGGGAGTGACGGGCCTGTGGGTCGCCCGCGCCGGCCTCCGCCCCGTAGACCAACTCACGGACGCGGTAGAGCACGTGGCCCGCACCGAGGACCTCACGATCCGCATCCCGGTGGAGGACAACAGCGAGGACGAGATCGCCCGCCTCTCCCGCTCCTTCAACTCGATGACGGCGTCCCTGGCCTCCTCCCGCGACCTGCAACAGCAACTGATCGCGGACGCCGGCCATGAACTCCGTACGCCCCTGACCTCGCTCCGTACGAACATCGAACTCCTCAGCCGCAGCGAGGAGACAGGCCGGGCGATCCCGCCGGAGGACCGCAAGGCGCTGCTCTCCTCCGTGAAGGCCCAGATGAGCGAACTGGCGTCCCTGATCGGCGACTTGCAGGAACTGTCCCGCTCGGACTCGGGCCAGCAGGGCGACCGCGTCCAGATCCTGGACCTCCAGGAAACGGTGGAGTCGGCCCTGCGCCGCGCCCGCCTGCGCGGCCCGGAACTGACGATCACGGCAGACCTCGAGCCCTGGTACGTACGCGCCGAACCCACCGCACTGGAGCGGGCGATCGTGAACGTCCTCGACAACGCCGTGAAGTTCAGCCCCGACGGCGCCACGATCGACGTAAACCTCAAGGCCGGCGAACTGACGGTCCGCGACCACGGTCCCGGCATCCCCACCGAAGACCTCCCCCACGTCTTCGACCGCTTCTGGCGCTCCCCGTCCGCCCGCGCCCTCCCAGGCTCGGGCCTGGGCCTGTCCATCGTGGCCCGCACAGTCCAACAGGCAGGCGGCGAAGTGACATTGACCCCGGCGGAGGGCGGCGGAACGGCCGCGACCATCCGGTTGCCCGGCGCCCCGACGCCGCCGCCCGCGCTGGACTGA
- a CDS encoding response regulator transcription factor: MSSAEGDRDIQRILIVDDEPAVREALQRSLAFEGYDTEVAVDGADALEKATAYQPDLVVLDIQMPRMDGLTAARRMRGAGTTTPILMLTARDTVGDRVTGLDAGADDYLVKPFELDELFARIRALLRRSSYAASIAGATQDDEAMTFADLRMDLATREVTRGGRQVELTRTEFTLLEMFMAHPRQVLTREQILKAVWGFDFEPSSNSLDVYVMYLRRKTEAGGEPRLVHTVRGVGYVLRSGGAE; encoded by the coding sequence ATGAGCTCCGCCGAAGGCGACCGTGACATCCAGCGCATCCTGATCGTCGACGACGAGCCCGCGGTGCGCGAAGCACTCCAGCGCAGCCTCGCCTTCGAGGGATACGACACCGAGGTCGCCGTCGACGGTGCGGACGCGCTGGAGAAGGCCACCGCGTACCAGCCCGACCTGGTCGTCCTCGACATCCAGATGCCCCGCATGGACGGCCTCACCGCCGCCCGCCGGATGCGCGGCGCCGGCACCACCACGCCCATCCTCATGCTCACCGCCCGCGACACGGTCGGCGACCGCGTGACCGGGCTCGACGCCGGCGCCGACGACTACCTGGTCAAGCCCTTCGAACTAGACGAGCTCTTCGCCCGGATCCGTGCCCTGCTGCGCCGCAGCTCGTACGCGGCGTCCATCGCGGGCGCCACCCAGGACGACGAGGCCATGACCTTCGCCGACCTCCGCATGGACCTCGCCACGCGCGAGGTCACGCGGGGCGGGCGGCAGGTGGAGCTGACCCGTACGGAGTTCACGCTGCTGGAGATGTTCATGGCGCACCCGCGCCAGGTCCTCACCCGCGAACAGATCCTGAAGGCCGTCTGGGGCTTCGACTTCGAGCCCTCCTCCAACTCCCTTGACGTGTACGTCATGTACCTCCGCCGCAAGACCGAGGCGGGCGGCGAGCCGCGCCTCGTGCACACGGTGCGGGGGGTCGGGTATGTGCTGCGATCGGGCGGCGCGGAATGA
- a CDS encoding S1C family serine protease, with product MTESFRRNGEYPQGEQQQQSAYSQQEHATSQQEPPAFAGPSAGSPVNPEWPPPPAHEPPTHNPAPPYEPTHNTASTHDPMHNAASAHEPAYSAAPTHDPSQPAATPTALLNEPVSAGAHRRGRARGPLALLAAVAIAAAAVGGGTAYAFQELSGNDTGVTTSSTANVVPTAQKGTVAGVAQAVSPSIVEINATSAVGESTGSGVIITGDGEIITNNHVVSGADSIKVRTSDGKSYSAEVVGTDSKKDLALIKLKDASGMKAATLGNSDGVKVGDQVVAIGSPEGLTGTVTSGIISALDRDVTVSTEQDQGQGQGGGNGQWPFGFGGQEFNGDTGSSTTTYKALQTDASLNPGNSGGALIDMNGNIIGINSAMYSPASATSANAGSAGLGFAIPINTVKSDLNTLRAGGSDN from the coding sequence ATGACCGAGAGCTTCCGCCGCAACGGCGAGTACCCCCAGGGCGAACAGCAGCAGCAGTCCGCGTACTCCCAGCAGGAGCACGCCACTTCCCAGCAGGAGCCCCCCGCTTTCGCGGGACCCTCCGCGGGATCCCCCGTAAACCCGGAGTGGCCGCCTCCGCCGGCGCACGAGCCGCCGACGCACAACCCGGCGCCGCCGTACGAGCCGACGCATAACACGGCCTCGACGCACGACCCGATGCACAACGCGGCCTCGGCGCACGAGCCGGCGTACAGCGCCGCGCCGACGCACGACCCCTCGCAACCGGCCGCCACCCCCACCGCTCTCCTCAACGAGCCGGTCTCCGCCGGCGCCCACCGCCGCGGGCGTGCCCGGGGGCCGTTGGCGTTGCTGGCCGCCGTGGCGATAGCCGCCGCGGCTGTGGGCGGCGGTACCGCGTACGCCTTTCAGGAGCTGAGCGGGAACGACACCGGGGTGACCACCAGTTCCACCGCGAACGTCGTGCCCACCGCTCAGAAGGGCACCGTCGCCGGGGTCGCCCAGGCCGTCAGCCCGAGCATCGTTGAGATCAACGCGACCTCTGCGGTGGGCGAGTCCACCGGGTCCGGAGTGATCATCACCGGCGACGGCGAGATCATCACCAACAACCACGTCGTCTCCGGCGCCGACTCGATCAAGGTGCGTACGAGCGACGGCAAGTCGTACTCCGCGGAGGTCGTCGGCACCGACAGCAAGAAGGATCTCGCGCTGATCAAGCTGAAGGACGCCTCCGGGATGAAGGCCGCGACGCTCGGCAACTCCGACGGCGTCAAGGTGGGCGACCAGGTCGTGGCGATCGGCTCCCCCGAGGGCCTGACCGGCACCGTGACCAGCGGCATCATCTCCGCGCTCGACCGTGACGTCACCGTCTCCACGGAGCAGGACCAGGGTCAGGGCCAGGGCGGCGGCAACGGCCAGTGGCCGTTCGGCTTCGGCGGCCAGGAGTTCAACGGTGACACCGGTTCGTCGACGACGACGTACAAGGCGCTCCAGACGGACGCCTCCCTCAACCCCGGCAACTCCGGCGGCGCGCTCATCGACATGAACGGCAACATCATCGGCATCAACTCCGCGATGTACTCGCCGGCTTCCGCCACCTCGGCGAACGCGGGCAGCGCCGGCCTCGGCTTCGCCATCCCGATCAACACCGTCAAGTCCGACCTGAACACCCTGCGCGCCGGCGGCTCGGACAACTGA
- a CDS encoding LacI family DNA-binding transcriptional regulator — protein MAKVTRDDVARLAGTSTAVVSYVINNGPRPVAPATRERVLAAIKELGYRPDRVAQAMASRRTDLIGLIVPDARQPFFGEMAHAVEQAASERGKMVLVGNSDYVGEREVHYLRAFLGMRVSGLILVSHAMNDLAAAEIEAWDARVVLLHERPEAIDDVAVVTDDIGGAQLATRHLLEHGHEYVACLGGIPETPTVGDPVSDHVEGWRRAMQEAGRSTEGRLFEAPYNRYDAYKVGLELLSGPQRPPAIFCSTDDQAVGVMRAARELRIDVPGELAVAGFDDIKEAALTDPPMTTVASDRSAMARAAVDLVLDDGLRTVGSRRERLKQFPSRLVVRRSCGCE, from the coding sequence GTGGCCAAGGTGACTCGGGATGATGTGGCGCGGCTGGCGGGTACTTCCACCGCCGTCGTCAGCTATGTCATCAACAACGGACCCCGGCCGGTCGCCCCGGCCACGCGCGAGCGTGTACTCGCCGCGATCAAGGAGCTGGGGTACCGGCCCGACCGGGTTGCCCAGGCCATGGCCTCGCGGCGGACGGACCTCATAGGCCTGATCGTGCCGGACGCGCGCCAGCCGTTCTTCGGCGAGATGGCGCACGCGGTCGAACAGGCCGCCTCCGAGCGCGGAAAAATGGTGCTCGTCGGCAACTCCGACTACGTCGGCGAGCGCGAGGTCCACTATCTGCGGGCCTTCCTCGGCATGCGGGTCTCCGGGCTGATCCTCGTCAGCCACGCGATGAACGACCTCGCCGCCGCCGAGATCGAGGCGTGGGACGCCCGGGTGGTGCTGCTGCACGAGCGGCCCGAGGCGATCGACGACGTCGCCGTCGTGACGGACGACATAGGCGGCGCCCAGCTCGCCACGCGTCACCTCCTGGAGCACGGTCACGAGTACGTGGCCTGTCTGGGCGGTATTCCCGAGACCCCGACCGTCGGTGACCCGGTGTCCGACCACGTCGAGGGGTGGCGGCGTGCGATGCAGGAGGCCGGCCGGTCGACCGAGGGCCGCCTCTTCGAGGCCCCCTATAACCGTTACGACGCCTACAAGGTGGGCCTCGAGCTGCTGTCCGGGCCGCAGCGGCCGCCTGCGATCTTCTGCTCCACCGATGACCAGGCGGTCGGTGTGATGCGGGCGGCGCGTGAGCTGCGTATTGATGTGCCGGGGGAGTTGGCGGTTGCCGGGTTCGACGACATCAAGGAAGCGGCGCTTACTGATCCGCCGATGACGACGGTTGCCTCCGACCGGTCGGCGATGGCGCGCGCCGCGGTTGACCTCGTCCTTGACGACGGGCTGAGGACGGTCGGCTCGCGCCGGGAGCGATTGAAGCAGTTTCCTTCGCGGTTGGTTGTGCGGCGGTCTTGCGGCTGCGAGTAG
- a CDS encoding winged helix-turn-helix transcriptional regulator: MSSLLLLTNALQPSTEVLPALGLLLHNVRVAPAEGPALVDTPGADVILIDGRRDLPQVRSLCQLLRSTGPGCPLILVVTEGGLAAVTADWGIDDVLLDTAGPAEVEARLRLAMGRQQIVNDDSPMEIRNGDLSVDEATYSAKLKGRVLDLTFKEFELLKYLAQHPGRVFTRAQLLQEVWGYDYFGGTRTVDVHVRRLRAKLGPEHESLIGTVRNVGYRFVTPEKLDRTATEVKAPAERSNPEDADETAHLDATSDAGLTAEAEEAAVRPAQR; encoded by the coding sequence ATGAGTTCTCTGCTGCTCCTGACCAATGCCCTTCAGCCGTCGACGGAGGTGCTCCCCGCTCTCGGCCTGCTTCTGCACAATGTGCGCGTGGCTCCGGCTGAGGGCCCCGCTCTCGTCGACACCCCTGGTGCCGACGTCATCCTCATCGACGGCCGCCGTGATCTGCCGCAGGTACGCAGCCTGTGCCAGTTGCTGCGGTCGACCGGCCCCGGCTGTCCGCTGATCCTCGTCGTGACGGAGGGCGGTCTCGCGGCCGTCACCGCGGACTGGGGCATCGACGACGTACTGCTGGACACCGCCGGCCCGGCGGAGGTCGAGGCGCGGCTGCGGCTGGCCATGGGCCGCCAGCAGATCGTCAACGACGACTCCCCGATGGAGATCCGTAACGGCGATCTGTCCGTCGACGAGGCCACCTACAGCGCCAAGCTCAAGGGCCGGGTCCTGGACCTGACCTTCAAGGAGTTCGAGCTGCTGAAGTATCTGGCCCAGCACCCTGGTCGCGTTTTCACCCGCGCCCAGCTGCTCCAGGAGGTCTGGGGTTACGACTACTTCGGCGGTACGCGCACGGTCGACGTGCACGTGCGGCGGCTGCGCGCGAAGCTCGGTCCGGAGCACGAGTCGCTGATCGGGACCGTCCGGAACGTCGGTTATCGATTCGTTACGCCGGAGAAGCTGGACCGCACCGCGACCGAGGTCAAGGCCCCGGCAGAGCGGTCAAATCCGGAGGATGCGGACGAGACGGCGCACCTGGACGCCACCTCGGACGCCGGGCTCACGGCGGAGGCCGAGGAAGCCGCCGTACGACCTGCCCAGAGGTAG
- a CDS encoding alpha/beta hydrolase yields the protein MNQGPAGHVTRSFNRPLPETAPRAEQRTFLRTVDGVTIDALYEPGRGTSAPPSELSGAPPGDHSSGLSGDLAIVVAHGFTGDLDRPHVRRVAGFLAEHAAVVTFSFRGHGASGGLSTVGDREVLDLAAAVAWARELGHTRVATVGFSMGGSVVLRHAAMHRRGAAQEKVGRTGAYTDAVVSVSAPARWYYRGTKPMRRLHWVVTRPLGRTISRYGLRTRIHHRDWDPVPLSPVESVPLIAPTPLLIVHGELDGYFPLDHPRMLAAAGEGHAELWLEAGMGHAEHAADDALLGRIGAWAASAAH from the coding sequence ATGAACCAAGGTCCGGCAGGTCATGTGACGCGATCTTTCAATCGTCCACTACCTGAGACAGCCCCGCGAGCCGAACAGCGGACGTTTCTGCGCACGGTCGACGGGGTCACGATCGATGCCCTGTACGAGCCTGGAAGGGGCACGTCAGCGCCGCCTTCCGAGCTTTCGGGGGCTCCGCCCGGCGATCATTCCAGCGGTCTTTCCGGCGACCTCGCGATCGTCGTCGCGCACGGCTTTACCGGAGATCTCGACCGGCCACATGTACGTCGGGTGGCAGGCTTTCTCGCGGAGCACGCGGCCGTCGTCACGTTCTCATTCCGGGGCCACGGGGCCTCCGGTGGGCTCTCCACGGTGGGCGACCGGGAGGTGCTCGACCTGGCGGCGGCGGTCGCCTGGGCACGAGAGCTCGGCCACACCCGCGTCGCCACGGTCGGCTTCTCGATGGGCGGATCGGTGGTGCTCCGGCATGCGGCGATGCACCGCCGAGGGGCAGCCCAGGAGAAAGTGGGGCGCACGGGAGCGTATACGGACGCGGTCGTGTCGGTGAGCGCCCCCGCGCGCTGGTACTACCGCGGTACGAAGCCCATGCGCCGCCTGCACTGGGTGGTGACCCGCCCGCTCGGCCGCACGATCAGCCGCTACGGCCTGCGCACCCGGATCCACCACCGCGACTGGGACCCGGTCCCCCTCTCCCCGGTCGAGTCGGTCCCCCTGATCGCCCCCACACCCCTGCTCATCGTCCACGGCGAACTCGACGGCTACTTCCCGCTGGACCACCCCCGGATGCTGGCCGCCGCGGGCGAGGGCCACGCAGAGCTGTGGCTGGAGGCGGGCATGGGGCACGCGGAGCACGCGGCGGACGATGCGCTGCTGGGGCGGATCGGTGCGTGGGCGGCGTCGGCCGCGCACTAG
- a CDS encoding MoaD/ThiS family protein, translating into MAQGTVRYWAAAKAAAGVAEEPYDAETLAEALDAARERHPGELVRVLRRCSFLIDGDPVGTRGHETVRLAEGGTVEVLPPFAGG; encoded by the coding sequence ATGGCACAGGGCACGGTGCGTTACTGGGCCGCCGCCAAGGCCGCCGCCGGAGTCGCCGAGGAGCCGTACGACGCGGAGACCCTCGCCGAAGCGCTCGACGCGGCGCGCGAACGACACCCCGGCGAACTCGTCCGCGTCCTGCGGCGATGCTCGTTCCTCATCGACGGTGACCCCGTGGGCACCCGCGGACATGAGACGGTACGGCTGGCCGAGGGCGGCACGGTCGAGGTGCTCCCGCCGTTCGCAGGAGGGTGA